TTGACCATTTGGACTATGTGGTACATATTAAAGGTGCAATAGAAAAAATTTGTGAGTATTAGATCCTATAATAAAATTGTAAGTTTTTTAGGAAGGGTCAAATTTAAGCCAAAATTTatcaattttatttattttcatataaGTAGAATCTACTAAATCTTTTGCATATttgatttatatatatatataaattcttGAGTACCTTTTAAATTatgtaaaaaataaataaaaatatataaattttgCTCAAATTTGACCCTTCGTAATAAACTTCAAAATTTTCTATAGAACTTATACTCACAAAAAGTCTCTAGTGACATACCTCTTATATATGTCACACAGTTCAAATTTTGTCAAAGATGGAGATCATCTTGATACCTTAAAAATtcaataaattttgaattctttcTTTCTTAAAAATTTTAAGTTTCAAATTTATTTAGGTTGAAACTTTGCAAAATTGGATTCTTTGTACTCTCCTCTACAACTATGccaattttataatttttgaaTCACATTTGCTGCCTCAATTGAGTGAAAAAGGAGATATGGGGGAAAatctatgaaaaaaaatataaaaccacttGTAAAAATGCCGAGGGAGGTAAGACAaatggttttgatagttggggGAGGCTGGATAACCGGTTCTGCTGTTGAGGGAgaaaaatcagacttttgcgatagctAAGGGAGCGAGGGAAAGtagatttttttccaaaaaaatattaGGCTCTTAGCTAATAAATATCAATCAACACTAATAGATCCAATGAAAGTAGATCTCGCCCAAACCCAAGTACGTCTCTCACATGATATGTATGGTTATGCATGGGACCATACCAAGATGGACATGGATCGACATTGTTGCGTGGAGGCCAACCCCAATGCAAGTGGCCGGCCCTAGCTAGCACTTACCTCACTTACCAATAATAATTATGCTCAGTGATGGCCGTGAAAAAGCCATGTATTCATTGCATGCATGCAAATTCAAATAAAGGACGACTGTGTCATGATCAAAACACATCCAGTAGCTCTGTAATTTCATCAAATATTCAAAACTTTTGAGAGCTAGAgctagagaaagagagagagagagagaaggaaaccAATGCAAAATAAAGGACGTACGAAAAACGCAGGAAACAAGAGATATGATCGTGATCGGGTAGATACGGTTGCTGCTGCCGCCCTCgtgaaaaatcctgaaaaaGATCTCACGCACGCCGGCACGAtcatctctcttctctcccttGGCTATCTGGCCTGCATGGCGTCCATGCAAATAAAGAGAGACCCGTCGTCCATGCACGCAGCTGCAAGCCTGAGGCGACGAGCGAGCGCCTCGGTCTCGCATGCGGCACGATACGTGTACGGCGCTGCACGCGTGTGCTTTTTTCCCGTGCGCGCGCCAACTTTTACTTGCCCATCACCCGCCCTGCTGTGTGCCGCCGGCCGATCGATCCGATGGCCAGCGGCGGTCGAGGCGCCGCCTCTCGAGATCCGGAGCCACCCCAACCTGACCCTTGCAAAGCTAAGTGGCGCACACGCTTTCACAAAAGCTTGGAGGGTTAaattaggggggggggggggttcatgTATAGCACTTGGTTAGTTACTTGTTGATGATCATCATATTTTTGGAGTACTTGACGACTACTCCCTCGGTCCCATGAAAAGtgtaattctatttttttttcaaacagaTTAGTGGTGGCGTGAAAAGACTTTCATACACTCAATTGTTTGCCACATATGTTTAGTTTTGACATGCAATTCAAATCTAACCATTTAATTAGGCAGGTAATTGAGATCCGATCTCTAGAATTGCACTCTTTGTGGGATTTTTTTAAACTTAGGATTGCACTTTCATGGGACGGGGGAGTACATATTATATTATTGTACACTACATAAACTAACTAAAGCCGTATTAAGCTGCAGGCATGTGGGTGAATCCTTGCTCGGAACTTTCGTGATTTCGCTGGCGGCATGCAAAAGCAGCAAAGTTTAATTTGTTGGTCGATCGTACGTCGTAtactagtacatggaacatgcATATGTATGCAGCACTTAGGTTACAATATTGTTGCAAAGTCGTCCAAACTCCAAAGTGTATGTgtaccatcatcatcatcagtcaGTCAAAATAGTTTACCGACAAGGTCATTGGTCGCCATGATCTCACCCACCCACACACAGCCTTGCTGCCGCTACCGCTAGCCAAGCtagctcatgcatgcatgctcatGAGCAACTACTATACTACTTCGACCGTTTGTGACAGTTAGATAAAGGAGGTGTGTGTGCATGGCGGCAGTGCCACCGCACGACAGCTTTCCATAAACAATACCGCACGTCAGCTACAGTGCAAAGTTCAACCTTTTGGTACCAGCAGCTTAATACTCTACTACATacaaaatctctctctctctctctctctctctctctctctctctctctctctctctctctctctctctctctctctctctctcatactGATCTAGCAGTGATCTTGGAATTTGGTACCATATGCACCTTCACTTCAAACAGGCAACTCGTGtcatatatatgtatttatgtatgtatatataaaaGTGTTCCTAgtattatttatttaattaGAAACTGTtgcagattttttttctctacATGTCGGTTGAATGAGGCCAACACACACATATGCCGGCATGCATGCAAAACGAAGCTAGCTTTGAACCGTTTGGACAAAACCAAAACCATTTGCAAGCAACAaaaagccggccggccggtgctgAGAGACATTTCTCTGTGGAAGCAAAAGCCGGTCTTTGCTCCCACCACCGATCAAATCCTCGGGACAATTTTCCAGTAATGCATGCATGCTTCTCCTTTGCTCTACTCCGATCCTGACAAGATAAAGATAAAAGCAGGGGCCGAAGAAGCATGCACTGTCGGCCTGGCCTTGGAGACAAAGGGGAGCATCACCGTGATGTAATGCACTAGCTCGAGGTGTGTGTTCATCCACCGATGCGTTTGTACCAAAAGCTACTAGCCTAGGCTCACTTGTTTCAGATATCTGTCTCGAAACCTAGCGACATGTAGACATGTAACTGTTTCAGTATCCCTAGACGATCTCCACCTAATTAATTCCTCCGCTGTCTGCaaattaaataaatttgagtTCTTTCTGCCGATTTTGTGACATGCAAGCTCGCATATCAATGATCAAACCTCATAATATTTTACCAACAGTTAGTATACAGAAGCAATATCATTGAATTCGTGTTTGAAGTTATTACTATTTATCTCATGCTTGTGATTTGTTGTTACAAACATTATTATCCTATAAGACAAATCATGGATCAAAACATAGTTTTGGTGGAGATCGACTATCAATGCCAAATCAAAATGCGCCCCACATTTTCAAATTGATGGAGTGCGTACTACTTCATATATAATTAAATTTGGAAACATGAAAAATATTCGCTATTGATTTATATTTCCCTGTGGGTATATTCACCCTCAGGGAAATTACAGTTTCCAGTAGTGTTgacttgaaaaatactttcttTAAACATGTTCTATTAATGTATTTCAATTAGTATTATCATTGAATAATAATATGTAATGGGAGATATTTTCATAGTTAACTATATCTTGTCACTTTTTATTACCATTTTCATAGAGAAGTGCTTCCGCATTCATTTTGATTTTCTGTCTAACAAAATTGATCTTTGACCATAAACTCTTTCCTAATATTTGATTGATAGTTACGAAATTGTAATCAGTACAAAAtgatacactactacagaactggTCATCGCAAACACCCCATCACTGCCGATGATGGGATATCACCGCCTGTTCCATTTGGACCTGACGATGATAGTGGACATAGCATCTCCGCCAGATCATATTACGAACTGGTGGTGATAGGTTTTaaggccatcaccgccggttcataatacgacccggcggtgatgaaaACCCTATCTATTATTAATGTAACACCTTGATCTGTACTCTCCTCTCACCTCTCTTCcccgcctcctctctctcccacgtCGCTCTTGATCTTTCCCTGGCTCCCTCATCTCCCCTTCTCTCCTCGTCACTAGTCGTCTCCTCCCCACCCATACCATCCCCTACCCTTTTCTCCTCTTTCCCGCCCGGCGCTCCGCTTCTCCCCTCGCAGGGGCTCATCAGCCAAGCACCAGCGTGCGGGCGCGTGGGGCTCGGTGGGCAGGCAGGACCGGCGGCCGCGTCGGCATGCTGACGGGCAGGAGCCGCGGTCGTGCGGGCCAGCGGCCATGCTGACCGGGACAGCGGTCGTGCCGGCGTGCGGGCCGGAGCGTTGACATGCGGTGGCATGGGCGGGTGCAGTTATGCGGCGCCACGCGTggggctggcggcggcctcgtggtttgattgtttttttttgttttttcaacaGAGATCACTGCCGGTTGTGAACACGTTGGTGATAGTCCACCCATCACTGTCGACCCTAATCCAACGGGATCAAAACCGGTGGTGATGAGGTTtgagaaccggcggtgatgggtttgagaaccggcggtgatagccccTATTGGAGTAGTGATACCAAACTCAAATCCAACTGTATAAATTTTATTACACACATTCATATGCCATTGCGCTAATTGTTGGTCAGATCATGAACTTTGAACTGCCAAAACATAAGCCTTACAAAGATGAACTTAGCGTGCAAAGTTGTAGTGTATTATTCGAGTGTCTAACACGATTTAGTACTACATACACTACTAAGCAAGGATTCTTAATTATAATCAAGTACTTAAAGTAGTAATCCCCTACACTGTACAGTGTACACAGGTGGAGAGGATCAAAGGGCACAAGTTAAATCCAGCTTTAAAGCTACTTGCCGCCACAAAATGACCGGAACGCCCCTGACCCCGCTCCTCTGTATATACGCTCACCTCCTCTCACCTCTAGCCTGCCAGCCCTAAAGCAAAGCCACACTCGCCCTGCTTGCTCTCGCAAACCACACACACCGCCGCTAGCTACTAGCAGCTAGCTAGCCCTCTGATCAGTAGCCGTGCAGGCACGCACGTAGCTAGCTCGCGACAGATCATCGACAATGCagtacggcgcggcggcggagcaggcgtGGTacatgccggcggcggtggtggcgccggcggagacggcggcggagcgcgtgGAGCGGCTGGCGTCGGAGAGCGCGGTGGTGGTGTTCAGCGTGAGCACCTGCTGCATGTGCCACGCCGTGAAGCGGCTCTTCTGCGGCATGGGCGTGCACCCGGCGGTGCACGAGCTGGACCTCGACCCGCGGGGCCGCGAGCTGGAGCGCGCCCTCGCCTgcctcctcggcgccgccgccgcacccggggccgctgcggcggcggcgccgccaccggtcGTGCCCGTCGTGTTCATCGGCGGCAGGCTGGTCGGCGCCATGGACCGCGTCATGGCCGCGCACATCAACGGCTCCCTCGTGC
This sequence is a window from Panicum virgatum strain AP13 chromosome 7K, P.virgatum_v5, whole genome shotgun sequence. Protein-coding genes within it:
- the LOC120642996 gene encoding glutaredoxin-C5-like, whose translation is MQYGAAAEQAWYMPAAVVAPAETAAERVERLASESAVVVFSVSTCCMCHAVKRLFCGMGVHPAVHELDLDPRGRELERALACLLGAAAAPGAAAAAAPPPVVPVVFIGGRLVGAMDRVMAAHINGSLVPLLKEAGALWL